The Columba livia isolate bColLiv1 breed racing homer chromosome 2, bColLiv1.pat.W.v2, whole genome shotgun sequence genome includes the window acAATTTGAATTCTGTATAAATGTGATGGCCTAATCTTCTTGCCTTTCAGAGTCTGTTTTATTCTGAGGTAATAGGCGAATTTTGCAAGATCTCTGCAGAGGTATTATTACCCTCTATTTTCTACTTTGCAGACAGCCATAAATAAATAGACAGGGGAACATGGGCAGCACAATGTCTGTGTAAAAGTAGCATTTTGTTTAAATCTTCTTCTGCTGATAGATTCTGAATGTGTTGAAACAGCAAATGCATACCGCTGGAGAACTGATCCCCCATGCAATTCCAGGATATACATATAGTTGTAAAATGAGTGTCTCAAAACAGATATTCCTGACATTCGTCTGtctgggtctttttttttaatatatattaaatgaTAATGTGTCGATAGTTTAAAATCACCATTTTTGCTTATTGGAAATAAGTTtgtttgaaatgtttattttcctagaTTTCAGTAGCTGATCTCCCAGGACTGATTGAAGGTGCACATGCAAACAAAGGGATGGGCCACAAATTTCTCAAACATGTAGAAAGAACCAAACAGCTTCTCTTAGTTGTaagttaaataaaatttacagCTTACTGAAGTCAAAGGCAGTGCAGTAAATCAAACGCATCTTAATTGCAGTGTAGTTGGAATTTAGGAAATCATTTGTAATTTGCATGTTTTATGATAAATGTAGCTGTAATAGTGTTTTAGAATGGAACACTCAAACAACTGATGATAAATCCTTGAATAGAATTTATCATTAAAACTTGCCAATTAATTTAGAGCAGTCAAGTGTTCCAAAAGCATGAGGTgattttcctctcctccctctcctccctctcctccctctcctccctctcctccctctcctccctctcctccctctcctccctctcctccctctcctccctctcctccctctcctccctctcctccctctcctccctctcctccctctcctccctctcctccctctcctccctctcctccctctcctccctctcctccctctcctccctctcctccctctcctccctctcctccctctcctccctctcctccctctcctccctctcctccctctcctccctctcctccctctcccttttttctgtaAGATGCCCTTAAAAGAGAGGTTTAAAAATCAGACCTTTGAGAAACACTGTGTCAGAATCAAACAGTTTGTGTTTGCAATGTCTACAGTGTCACTTTAGTGTATATTTATTAGTAGTTGCCTTCTGTTATTTGCCCAGGAATGAGAGTATGTATGTGGGCATTGTACTGCAAAGTAGTTGATGGAGAGTACCATGATACTGTAACAATTTAATACCACAAAGCTTGTTCTTGTGTAACTTTTTCAGGTTGATATTTCTGGGTTTCAGCTGTCTACTAAAACTCTGTTCAGAACAGCCTTTGAAACTATATTGCTTCTAACAAAGGTAAGTTCTCATCTTCCTAATTGACAGTTGTAGTTATGTGTGGAGCCAAGAAAGAGGCTGAGTTTTGATCAAGAACTCTCAAATATTAGTGTGTCTTCTGGATTTATAATGTAAGGCCAGTTAACAAGCTTAGGATTCCCTAAAATGatgaaatcattatttttaagtgtCCAGATGAATCTCCTCTATTGTATATTGGGCATAACTGCTCCTTCATTAATCTCAGCAGCATACAGGATGTGTCTTGGAGCCAAGTAAATGTGAAAAGCCACATCATTTTGAATTCCCCAATCTGGTAGTATTTTAGGAAGTAGAAATACATGGGTATAGTTAAATGCCTGCCTTCATGCCCTTACTGCATGGAATAATGGACATGAGACATCAGACCTCAGTTTTTCAGATATTCAGTGTTTCCATCTCTTACCATtgcttctgattaaaataataGATCTTACGTAATTTCAAGTTTAGCAGCTGTTTTCTCTCTAGGTATATGACTTAAGACAATGTATCTTCTGAATTTCAGctattgctatttatttttagcttattcatggttgtgtttttatttcttgatatTAACCATTAAAATGCTTAAGAATCGGAAAACTGTCCAAGTAATTTTCTTACATGTTTCATAGATCTGAGCTTTTTCTGAAATTGATGTTGTGTTTGTGgatatcagaaaaacaaaaccaaatctgtCATTCTTTTTGAAGGAGGCAGTTTCAGAATTGGCCAGCCAGTTTGCCTGAAATATGTGTGTTTGagcaaaaaaatcactgaatcacttaacattattttcttgtgttAGGCTGCTTTCATACATTAGCCTTGAGCACCTGAGTCAGTCTCACAGCTGCGTAGGCATGAAAGACTTTAGGCaattaaagaaacaagagaggaGATGTAAAATTGAAGTAGCGCTTGTTAAACTATGTATACTTACTAAGACAAATATACTTGTCATTTAAGGAATTGGAGCTATACAAAGAGGAGCTTCTAACAAAACCAGCACTTCTTGCCATTAATAAAATGGATTTACCCTGTGCAAAGGATAACTTGAATGAACTTATGAAACAGCTACAGAATCCTCAAGGTAAATTAACTTTCAACAATTACCTTTGACAGAAGTAGTAATAAGATTTCATCATGGTAACTCTGCCTTGAAAAGGAGTTGGATGAAACTGAAGTGAGGTATTAAATTTGTtatttaaacatatatttaaaaagcacttgATGCATTTGGAGCTTTGTCTATATGCATTTGTACTGCTGGCTTTATTGTTAGGTGAGTATTTTGATAAAATAGAGATATGCTAGAAGATCCTTCCAAACTGTAATATGGGAGAGTATGTTTCCAGTCTAGGTATCTGGGATAACAGTAACCTCCACTGAAGGCACCCTTACAGACACTGATGTATATACAATTTATCATGTGACTTTGGCCAAAGCACATGAAAATTCTGGACATGCCCATGTAGGTTTACTTCCATTTTTCTGTTATATTAGGGTGAATGTCTTTCTATTTCCTGGAGTGTGTAAGAACCATGAAGGGTTAAAATGTCCATCTCTCATATCCTACAACTTGGGATTTCTCTGTAATCATCTTAAAGAAAGGGTATAGAATCTTCTCATCAGTGTGTAAATATAGTATAGCTGCTATGTTAGTGCTTGTCTTCTAAGAATTTAgctattctttttaaaattaattaagcaAATAATACTTCTATATTAATTGCAGTTATGTTTATTACTGTAATTTATTAAAGTCTGTTTTCTAAATGTAATGGGATTCTGTTGGCTTTCTACTGATACAGTATTTGGGGATTGTACTAACTCTATCAGTATGATTTTCAGACTTCCTACACTTACTACAGGAAGAAATGAGTCATGCAAATATACTTGAATTCAAAGATATAATTCCTATATCTACATATACTGGAGAAGGAATTGAGAAACTAAAAGCATGTATAAGAAAATCCATAgatgaggaagcagagcaggagaaTGAAGAATATCGGAAAAAGAAACTACTGCTTTTACAGACTTCAGAAGAACAACAGATTAACAGAAGATAGTGTTCTTGGCTGGATCcaacacatttcaaaatttttagCATGCACATGAACCCGTTGCTATGCAAACCTTccattcagtttttcttcacCAACACTGCCCAGTTCTCTGCTCCCTCCGTTGTCTCAGTTTCTTTTGGCACTTGGGTAGCAAAGTGGAGAAAAGAGAAGGTTTTTTGATTTATGTTGGCTACTGACTCAACAGAGTAAAGACCAAAGTATGTGCAGCTCAAAGCACAGCTTAACAACTGGTCATCCCTGGAGTATTTTTCTGCCAGATGAGAAGAGTGGAAAGAATATAACCTGCACAGGTAGCAAAGGAGCAAGTTCAACCACTCTGCATCTTCTTCCACAGGCATTGGAAACAGCAAGGGAGATTTCTGATGGAGCAGTTTTCCAGGGTCTAGTGCTTCTAAGGTGAACCAGTTTTGCTACTTTGACAGGTATCAGATTGTGAGggttcagttatttttaaagatttaaaggaaaacacaaataaatggcCACAAGGAAGTGGCTTGTAGGAGCACGAAAAAGCAAGGCTGATGTGTAAcgttggggtgtttttttcatACTTGCTGGTGTTTACTGTATTTCCCTTGGTCATATAAATCCTGATTCCCAATTCCCAAACTTAATTTGGGATACCACTCTTACAGAGTTCTGGGTATACATTACTTTTTGGTGAAGAAAATCATGACTGCTTTTCAACAGAGCTATACATTTTTGGGAATAGTTAGTGTTCCAGTTTTTGTATTGCAAGTAGGCACacttatattttaattaaaaaaaaaaaaaaagtaaatcctTTATTGTACAGGGTGTTTTCTACTTCTAAACTATTTTGCAAATCAAAATAAGACTGAATACAACAGAGGCTTCTCAACttggtctggttttgttttgtaagtaTACTTGTCCAGCCCTGCTTCTCTAAATTTTCTTAAAGCAGTCACTGGGAAGAAAGGTATGATTTCTCATAATCCAGTTCTTTTATCCTTAGTATCGGTtctcattctgatttttttctgtatttttattgtgtttggGACTAACATGGTTTTGTGAAAGCTAAATATGGGCTGTCAGCAATTTTTGATATGCCATTTATTTCATAGTCAAAAAAACCATTTTTTTGCTGCAGTTCTTGAACACCAGTCTTAATCTCATATATAAATGAGGGGGAAAATGTTTGAAGCAGGAGCCAGCTTGGCTTTATTTCAGTTGTGTATGAAGTGTTCTATGAGCTTCAGTGCTGAATGGGTAACGATTAAGTGCAACATGGAGCCAGTCGAGAGCTGTAGCTTGCAGGACTAGTTCCCTTTGCACTTCTGTTGGAGCTGACCCAGGCTGGCAGCAAAGTGCCCATACAGCTGCTCATGCCCCAGGACTGGGAAGAATACAGTGAGAAAATGCAAGGTAACTTGTGCGTTCAGGCTTAATAGgtgagggaaggaagaggaaaattaaaaaaaaggcaaaactaggCACTTAATACCATTAAGTGGTAACCCCCAGGCAGATACCCAATGCTCTCCCAATAAATGGCTTTGGTAAGACCAAACCCCAGTTCAATATATTcgtcagtgacttggatgagggaatagagtgcactgtcagcaagtttgctgatgacaccaagcagggaggagtggctgacacgccagaaggctgtgctgccatccagtgggacctggacaggctggagagttgggcggggaaaaatttaatgaaatataacaaaggcaagtgtagagtcttgcatctgggtgggaacaaccccaggttccagtataggttggggaatgacctgttagagagcagtgtaggggaaagggacctgggggtgctggtggacatcaggatgaccatgagccagcactgtgcccttgtggccaggaaggccaatggcatcctggggtgtattagaaggagggtggttagtacattgagagaggttctccttcccctcttttctgccctggtgagaccacatctggaatattgtgtccagttctgggcccctcagttcaagaaggaccgggaactgctggagagagtccagcacagggcaaggAAGATGgtgaagggagtggaacatctcccttatgaggaaaggctgggggaggctgggtctctttagcttggaggagactgaggggtgacctcattaatgtttataaatatgtaaaggatggagccaggctcttcttggtgacaaccaatggtaggacaaggggcaatgggtacatactggaacacaggaggttccactgaaatttgagaacAAACTTCTtgtcagtgagggtgacagagcactggaacaggctgcccagggaggttatggagtcttctctggagacattgaaaaccCACCTccacacattcctgtgtaacctcgtctaggtgttcctgctccagcagggggattggactggttgatctttcgaggtcccttccaatccctgagattctgtgactctgtgaagtGCTGGTGAGAGTAACGGTGCCGGCGCCTCTAACCGTACTGGTGTATTTGAGGAACGTCTTATAAAGCACCGTTTTTTCCAGCCGCGGGGCTGCGTGCGGACCGCGGTCGGTAACGACAGTCTCAACCGGGCGTGCAGGCCGCCCCGGGAGCCTCCACGGAGCTCCGCCTTGCGGGGCGTGCTGGGAGTTGTAGTGCGGGCGGGGTGTGGCTGCGGGCAGTgcggcggcgcggggctgcGGTCCCACAACCCCCCGCGCCTCCCGCGGCCCAGAGGAGCAGGCGGCGGCGATGGGGCCTGGGGGGTGCGCCCCGGCGGTCTGACGGGACAGGGAGCGGTGAGAGCGGGCGGTTGGT containing:
- the GTPBP10 gene encoding GTP-binding protein 10 isoform X2, encoding MGYPRLGGEGGRGGDVWLVAQERATLRSIRDRYPKKRFVAGTGANSSVRALKGEKGKDCEVHVPWGISVLDDDGKQIGELNAAGERFLAARGGLGGSLATNFLPCKGQSRIVRLDLKLIADVGLVGFPNAGKSSLLSKISHAKPEIANYPFTTIQPELGKIMYADYKQISVADLPGLIEGAHANKGMGHKFLKHVERTKQLLLVVDISGFQLSTKTLFRTAFETILLLTKELELYKEELLTKPALLAINKMDLPCAKDNLNELMKQLQNPQDFLHLLQEEMSHANILEFKDIIPISTYTGEGIEKLKACIRKSIDEEAEQENEEYRKKKLLLLQTSEEQQINRR